The Rosa chinensis cultivar Old Blush chromosome 7, RchiOBHm-V2, whole genome shotgun sequence DNA segment ACTTGGGTGTAAGGAAGGCTCCTGGCTGCGCTTGGGTTGACGTGGGTGATGGATTCTCCCTCTTTTTGGTGGGGGACACCACAAATCAGCTGAGAAATGAAATTTACCTTTTGTTGGATGGATTAAATGAGCTGATGAAAGATGCTGATTATATTAGAGAGGATTTTAGTTCAGGTTATGAAGTTTTTGAGTAGAATGGAAATAGGAGCTTATTAAATTACACTCAACGAAGGATTGTTAACGTATTTTTTGTCAATTGATTGCAAATTTGCTTACACAGTAGTATTAATGTGTAAATACCCTTGGAGACGCATGTTTGTTTCCAAAAATATTCTGCAATGCATCACTGAAAGCTGGTTTCTTTGAGAATGTTTATCAGATTCATACTCGAGCTTAACCAATTGTTTTAATGGCTATTGCCAAAACTGctttgagagggaaaaaaaagctGTTCCTCAACTATCAAAGCATTACTCGTGTTCCATTTTGTTTAGTGGATTAACAGGTAGTTTATCAGGTAGTTTAACATCTTAGTATATGTAGATGCGCTTGTCTAGCAGAGCTTCTTAAGTTTATCAGGATTCTGTAGAGCCCCCATACATAATTTGATGTATTACTATCTATTTGTAAGTTCCTCTTTAGCCCCGACCCGACTTGAAGCGAAATCTTGTTTTTGCTTTCAATAAAACATCCTGCCTTTTTCTTGGGAGGCACCTCACCCTATTATGCTTCATTCACTTCCACCAGCTTCTCAAATTTTGCAAACCCCAACGCAGAGGCTTCCATCCATCTTTCAGGTCCTAACAGTCAAAGCAGGTTACAATTTTTTGGGTGAAGGAGACTCAGCCCTCACCTTTAGAATTGTAGCGCGTACTTTTGTAGTATCTTCATTTCATCTCGATTGACATTTTGAATGGATTGAAATTGAGGGAAAGATGACTGAGCATTGAAGCATACAGGGGGGTGATACTTAACTTGGGGAGACTGTTTTACCAGTAAAACTAAAATAACACTATCCAAAGATGGTTCGATCTGAAATGattatggcaaaagaaaattacGAATCCAAGTCTCTAATATTTACATACACATTTACATTTATGTATACATTTCCCTTTTAGCATGGACTTTGCATAACTCAGTGTGCTATAAATTAAATCTATTTTCACCCAACACAATGCTGATCTCTCGATGCATCTAACTAATCTATTAAAacgaaagaaaaggaaaacccTGAGAATGTGCCACCAGAGTTTACAATCCTTTGCCATGCTTCTGCTTCTGCAGGGCACCATTTATATCTAAATTTTTATCATATCCCAAGATCAAATGATGGAGCACAGTCGAGAGTAGGATTTTCTGGGTTTAACTGACTCATCTGTGGCTTCTGCAGTGGCAATTCTGATTTCTGCTTAAGAAGAATTGTAGCTTGTGCTTCCAATGCGTCAAGATCAAGACCCTCATAAAACTGATCATCATAAAGCATGTCCCCATGTGCATCACTGTGCTGCATATTTCTACCTGCAGCCTCTGATTGCAACGAGAATTCTAGCTCCAAGTTGACAGCAGGAACAGATCTTGAATGATGAAAACTCGATTTTCTTTTTCGACTTTCAATATCTCTTTCATATCCTGGAGAATTGTCAGTTGTAAAAGTTCTGGCTTCAGAGTTCCAATTCTTATGGAAAGACTTTGAATCTATTCCAATTGGCAGATTTGTAGAGTCGCTTTGAGGAGTCTGaagagagaaagatgttttTCCACCAGAACTTCCAGTTTCCGGTGTCCTAGTTATCGTTGCCACAGAATTGGGAGAAAATGTGGCTGAACTGCTTGGCTGCTTCTCCATGGGTGATTGGGTGAGCAATGAACGCCTGTTGCAAGGGCACTAGTTATATTTCTTGACAGTTTAGAAATAAAACCAGAGCTCAGAGGACATGCATCCATGTAACATAATCATGCAGGTTATATGAGAAGTAAAATGGCAAAAAATTATGAACCAACTAAATCTAAGAAACCAAATTGACGGCATACTTCAGGCAAAATGTATGAAGGAGAAGGGCAACGTAAGACATGTCAGGCCACCTTTCCTCTTATTTCATCTTGGAACCTAGAGAACTTTTTGATACAAACGCCAGCTTAACTAACCGAAGAAAAGAATATCTTTTAATTGAACCTCAATATAGCTGGATAGCTATAAATATAATGTATCTCAAAGTGACGACTATGATAATCTATtcgcatgagagagagagagagagacctgtaCACTGCCATCATGTCAATTCCACTGGTTGCAGCCTGAGTACTTGCAGCCGTAGAATTTATCCTGTCATCTATGAAACTATCATTTGAATAGTTGTctggttcatcttcttcatcatcagataTATCCTCTGAAGATACCCTAAGCAATTCAGTGAAGTAACATAATTTCAGATATTACTTTCATGAAGAGCTTCATCTTATTTATCCACAAATGAAATTATTTATAAATGGGAAATTATgcaaatttacaaaaaaaaaaaaaaaaaaagtttagctACATGTTATATAATATAGCATAAAAGTATGTCCATACTCAGCTTCCTCGTCGATGAATTCCCTCACATCATTAACCGACTTCTTTGCACGTATTTTGGTACCTATATAACAACAGGTACCATGTATGAGTAACTGGGTCAGATACGCATCAATCCTATAAAGCAGAATAAGTATCAATCCTATCAAATAGTTTTACAAAACTTCCAGTCAGAGAGAGGGATCACAAAATCTAGCCACTCTAAGCATCAGGACTTCAAAAGTAGAAACGATAAAGAAATAAACAATCCATTGAATAGACAAAGAACAAGTCTAGATGCATCTCAATTAATATTCAAGATACCTCTAAGATGCTTAGTAGGAAGAGTAGTACTTATAAAAGATCTGGTCAGGTTTGCTCTTGGGACATCATTGGTTGTCATGCTTTCCTGATTCCTACTTTTCCAATGATCCCCAACTTTGCGCAACCTCTTCAACTTGCGTGTCTGTTTCACACTCTGCGACTTGTCTCCAGAACCTATACACCAATCTTTGCTACAGCTACTGTTTGTAAGGTCTGCTAAAACAGTTTGGCCTCTGTCAATAACCGGTGATGTGGAGGTAGATTCATTTATACTGGCAGTACTCCTATTGTGCAAGGGAGATTGAATTTCAATATCAGTAGGAAAAAGGGACACATTTGTTTCACATGCACTGGTATCCATATCAGTGGCTTTTCCATTTTTCCCAGGACTTGAAGACTTTGATATCAGTTCCGTAGGTAATTGGGCAGGCGAAACAGCATCAGGAACTACATACTTATTTATGGTATCTAATATTCCTGCATCATTTACATGCATGTCAACACAAATCTAATACCAGGGCAAGTCATCAAAATTTGAATTGAGATAAAATCTTACTAATTGCAGGTAAGAATACCAACCACTATTATTGATAGGTGACTCTGGAACAACTCCACTTTTGATCAAATTAGTAAGCCTTGGACTAAGCTCACCATCTCTGAAAAGGTTGTCGTCTTCATCAGCCAGCAATGTTGGTGCCTTGCTTTTCAGAACATCAGGCGTCTCACAAGCACTATCTCCATTTGGAAAGTTTCCTTTGAGAATTGGCTTTTGAGGATTCTCTTCATCCGCATTGATTGTTGTCTCCATCCAGGTTTCAGAGTCGCACAATCTAGACCAAGTTGGTGTATCATTCCTTATATATGCTATCTGAGCCATTTCTGGATCCCCATTAGCTCCAGCTCGAGTAGTTACTTCTGTTTGTTCTTCATCTGATGTTCTTACATGGCAAGAACTTTGCTTCAAACGATCCAACTTACCACTGCTTGCACTTGCAAACTTGGTATTTGGTATACTTTTGCCATGAAGAATAGGGACAGATATGATACGGACCTTTCCAGAAGCATCAACATCAACAACATCTGAACCAAAGAGAAAAGAGTGACCAGAAGGATTTTCATCAGATAAATCATGGTCGCTATGCTTCTCCTTGGTTTCCAATGTCCCAGTAGTTTGTAGTTCGAAATCCAGTCCTATTTCCTGTGATTGTTTCTTTGAACCATCAAGATTCAGCAAATCTGCAATAAAATATTTGAAGATTTAAATGGACGCGAAGcaaattgataaaagaaaaagaaagtaatTAGTTGCTTTGTTCTGATgttaaacatgaatatgtgtGTATATGTCATATCAGTTCTATGTCAGGATAATAGACCAGGAAATAGCTAGAAGAAATGCTCTTCTAGTACAATTAAATGTCTGAACGTGTTCATTGAATTCTATGAACTTTACCCTACTATAAAAAAGTATCTTTCCTTGGTACTGAACTACTGATCTGCAATGATCTGAATAATTTCTTAAAATATTCTTCTCAGACAATTCTTTTGACCTACCTTCTCTGTTGTCACACTGCTCGACAGTGTCAACTGTTAAGCAATCCTCTGAACAGACCTCATCCTGATAGCATTAAGCAATACATAAGTAAAGATAATAAAAGACAACAAGAGAAAATCTCAACCAAATTCATGGAATCAAACCTCGATGAGGGAAATTTTTCTGTCACTAGAAAAGGATAATCCTTGCAAAGATTGCATTGTATCAATTAGCATTGTTGTTCGAGGTGAGTGCATTACTTTATACACTCTTGAGGGATAGGTTTGGAAGTGAGGAAAGGCAATAAGAGATGGTTTCCATGTTACGTCATGTGACTGGAAATACTTGGCAACTAAACCAGTCTCAGCAACAGTTAATTTGTCTATAGTAACAGGTGTCTGAATATCATTATCATCTTTGACTTTCTTTCCAGGACGAATGAATTGTTCAATTGAAAACTCAACATATTGGACTTCAGGTTTGAAAATGTGAGGGATCTACAAGAAAAACAACACAATCAATAGGTTTAAAAGGTAACAGTACGGTATCATAGCAATATAATGATGCAGTCTTTCTTAGAAATCCCACCATCCTCGGGCTAGAATGAAAATTGAAGCTATTTATTCCCCCATTTCGCATGTGTTTGCTCACATTCTTGCTGTTTGTTAGCTTCCGCTTGTAACCTTTCAACTCTGATCCTTCACAGGCTAAAACTAGTAGGACTTGTCAAGGATTTATTACAATATGCATTGAACACAGATAAAAAAGGGAATGAATTGGAATAAAGAAAAACATATATAGGAACTTGGTGAGAGTGGGAGAACAAAGAAGCCATTGCATTGAATAAGATGCAGATTACTTAAGATGCGTTTCTCAAGAAAAGGATATCAACTCGTCCATCATGCTTCCTTCCAGTTCTTCCCATGCGTTGAATCATCCTCAATGGTGATACATTTGCATCAAAGCATATAACAAGATCGACTTCCATTATATCCAAACCTTCTTCGCCAATTGATGTGGCAACAATGACATTGTATCCACCAGCACGAAATTTCTGTGGGAGAATTTAGTTAGCCAAAGCCAGGTGCTTGGGAAAGACAATGAAGAGAAGCATAGTTACCTCCAACACTGCTTGTTGAACTTTTTGTGACTGGCCTTTTAATATTTTCCCTGTTAGAAACTATAGTCAATAGAATTCACAAACAGGAAACCATATCAAATATAATTTTTAGGCAACAATTGAAGCCCAAAAGCTTAAGCTATTAGGGAATGGGTCAGCAATGTATATCAAGCTAAGCAATGTATATCAAGCTAACACCCTCTCTCACTAGCAAAATGCAGCCGTATCTGGCAGGTGGACAGGCAGACAAATGCAGAAAGAGTAAAAAACAAATATAGGTGCAGCCTTACCCAGCACCTTGCACACCAATAAATATGCATGAAAGGGTATTGGACGTTTTTAAACTCAGATATTCATACAGTCAGACTGCTGATAAATGCAACTACTGGAGCCCAAAAACTAAAGCTAGGGAACACACCAACAATGTATGTCAAGCTAACAATAATTATCAGCTACCAAAACATCAATGATTTTGGTATGGACTTACTGATAAAAACACGGATTACCACACTCTAACCCACCCATCCACTTGAAATATTGCTCTCTATACATTGACCAGTTTTCcttactatttttcattttttgctcGAATGGGGGATTGGAAGTTCTGAACTCAGAAACCCTTACGACCAGAGCTCTTATAACATGTTAGGTAACTACTGAAGCCCAAATGCCCAAGTTATTCAGGAAAGAGCCAGCACTTGATATCGAGATAATAATGAATATTGGCTACCCAGTGGATTATAGTTTAAACTAACATGGATAACTCCAAGCTATCCCACCCATCTACCCACACATGTTTGTGTGATTAtgtctatatgttgattttccATAGATAAATAAAGTTCTGTTTCACAATCATTTCACATGTTCCCATAGAAACTATTGAATGCACCATCAAGTATTCTGTAGCCCTGCATGACTATGTAATATTGGGGTAGCTGATCCCAAATAGTACATGAAatttcaatgacttcaacaaattaaaatgcaaaacttTCATTTTCTTCAACATCTAGTTTAAAATAGCACCAATAATCACTTCATGTAACAACAATTGCATTTTTATTATATGTATTTATCTCTGCTTGAAGTTTTACTTAAAGAACAAAGTAAAGAATGAGCTTCAAACCTGAACTCTGACCAATAAACTCGGTAGCTTTAACTAAATTCCCAATGTTTGCCAATGCATCCATTATCTCCCTGTATGTTTCCATCATTATATCCAGGAattcttctttttaaaaaaaaaaaattatatatataacatgtaaaaataagaaaataaaagtaaaagcaTCATATAACTCTATTGAACACAAAGTATTTTGTCGCACCTGACACTTCCCCTGAAGTTTGAGAAAATCATAACCCTCGAGTTTTGTGGATCTTTTGTTTCTGCAATCAGATATATAACTATCAGTCACATTGAGCTAACAACACTTTCACGTATACAAGTTCAAAATTAACAGGCTGATCTTCCCCAAGAGGCTCACATTCATGGgaaggtttggaacccagttaTGATAGACTATTCATATAAATCAACTTCTCAGAAATTTTGGTCAATCATTATCAATAAATATAACTCacattctgaaaaaaaaaaaaaatcactgtaACTTCAGTGCATTCAACTGATACTTGAATTCCTCATCTATCAGGAAAGTTAAAATACAACCTActtaattttagattttgggATTCCAGTTCTGAATGCACAATGCAAGAACTAAACTACTTCCTTATGCAATAGTAAGACCAGCCTTTGATGAAAATTTACAATAAAATCAAGATAACAGGCTACATACTGAAATGATCAAGCAATACTTCTAACATTTTGGATAACTTGGGACTCGGACCACCATGAGACAGACTTTGCTGCATCCTTAGCTTTGCTTTATGAACATCTTCACTTCTACTCATATACTTGGCAAAAAAcctggaaaagaaaatttaagcATGAGCAACTTGACGATCTTGAACTGCTTGTTGAACACTTGAATAGCTTCCATACCACATTATCAGCATATAAAATATAACAGACATAGTAGTCATGTCTTCACAAGAGAAGTTATGCCACTCAACTCAAAGTTTCAATAGTGCAGTTCTATTGATAGAGTCAAAATACCATCATCATAAGAGAGTGGAGGATTTGCCTTTCACCTAAATGTATTTAAACAGAAGAATTCATATTACAATATGATTTGCCTTGAGATTTGTTGAAGTCAGATTCATTTGGAACTGTCTGATTCCCAGAAAATTAAACAGTGGTCCCTCTTATAAAGAATAGCTTGTGACAACATTTGCAAGCTGCATTCCTAACAATTCAATTCTGCTATAAAGTGGTTCTCTTTTCTGCTTGAAAAGCTTATTTCTATCAAATTTTGTTGCTGATTGCTTTAAATATCACTCTCAGCTTTGATATAGGCTGCAGAGATCGGTGGACACTGGATACTTCTTTTTTTAtgcactttttcttttctttttttatatagaATGAAAGTTTGTGTTTTATATAAGAAAAGCAAGTAAATAAGACGGGTGCTAAATGTATTGACAAAACTTTAACAAGAACGTCAAAATTATGAGTCTCACATCAAAGAATCAGCTAAACAGATTGACAAGTTCCTAACCAGAAGAATCGTATGATGGTTCCACATTGAATATGCAGGCATGGTTATTGGACTTTATGGATGACGTGATAAAGACGGTGAAGGATAGTGCACAAGGACATACCCCCTTTTTAACTTTTCTTCAAGCATGTCATATGCTGGTCTTATTCCATGGCTTGATAATAGCTTAAGAATGTGGTAACCTGTAAGAAGAACTCCATACCAACCTTCAATTTCTCCATATTGAAATTGGGGGAAGTCTGGAGGAGGTGCAAGACGAAATTTCTCCCTAAACCTAAGTAACTCGCCTGGGCTCCACTGTAAGAATCCCCCAAATGGAAGATATTATTAAATAGACCCACAGATGCGATTGGATCACTGAAGtattagtaaataaataaacacaTATACATAAGGCGGTAAAGCctaaatataaacaaaaattgGTAATTTATAGAAAGGCTTATATGTTAGTTAAATCTAGAGGAACATCTGAGGCACAGCTTGTTCAATATTTTCTCAAAGCCAAAAATAACTTGTATTAAGACTTTCACCAAAACCAGCAAACTGCAACCAAGAATGAATAAATCCTAATCTGCATGCCAAACTCTGACCAAATTACTCGTAATttcacagaaaacaaaaaactttaGATTGGCTAATAATAGTATATTATAGCATAATCAAGGTGTGGATGCATTTAAGCAAAATCAAGGGGTAGATGCATTATATGTATTCAGCAATCGGCCCATAATGTAACCAAACTATAAAGAAAAGATTCCAGCCAGCAAGACTAAGGAAACATTAGACTCTTAAATTATACTGAACCATACCGTTTGAGCGTCTCTATTTGGGAGAACTCCAGCCGCACAAAGCCTGGTTAAATATGGTCGTATTGCATCATATATCTTATTACTTATCTCCACAGCATCTAGACCCATTGCCACCTAGAAGTATTgcaatcaaaattttttttttttacttctgtACACAAACATTACTCTGTAAACACAGATTACCATACATACCTTAATCAACTCTACCTCCCTGTTGTGAACATAAGGGCTGACATCAGCATCATTTTCTTCACGGTATTCAAGTGATGATATACACAAGTTATCAATAATTTGCTGAACAGTCTGCTGCTTAGCTGTAGGATTGCATGTGAGttgtaaataaaatttaatattattatAAAAATGCTTAGAAACTCAGTAGAAAATAGTTACTTACATCCTGGTGTTGCGGTCAAAGCTAAAATTCTCAGTGGCACTTGTGCCGCCATTAACTAAAAGTTTAAATACCATTAGTATCTTCTGCTTTAATAGCAAGTAACACTGAACCAACAGTTGTGTAGGTAGCCATAATAAGATAATAACAGACAAGAATACCATTCACAAAGAACAAaatatttggaaagaagaaTCAAACATAATTGATAGATCATAAAGTAATAGAACATACCTCACGAACTGCAACACTAGAAGCATAGTTCCCTAATGCTCGGTGAGCTTCATCAATCACCAAGCATACCAAATATTCGACTGAGCATGTTCCTGCAACGAAGTACCTCTAAGCAAAATCCAGTGACGATAGACCTTTCTCAAAAGACAAAGAAACACACCCtaaactttctctctctctctctctctctctctctctctctatatatatatatatatatatatatatatatatagaggtctGGACATAAACAGCACTGGCATAGTTTTCTCATGgggaaataataaaaataaatgttgATCATTCTATAAGTATAAACTGGGGTCTGGATATAAACTAAGACTTCTCATTTAGATTAGAAACAAAGACTTCACTAAAATTTAAACTACAATCAATTTCCAGCAGTGGACAAAAAGTCACCCAAACAAGGGAAGAGAAAATATCTATCCTAAAAACGTTACGAGCAGTAAAATATGCAGCAAATTCAATCTGAAAACCTGCAGCTCCCTCTTCCTACACCAATTGAACAGTACTAGCTTCGATTTATACCTTTTCACTCTTCTCTAGTACAACATTAGACCTAGAACACACCTTCTTGTGGAGGTTTTGTATTGCAACAAGTGAAAAATCTCACACTCGACCAACTTATCTTAAAAAAACTGCTAGTGTATGGATTCAGAGTTACTCACCAGACTGAATGTCCTTCTCCAGCACTTGTGGAGTAACAAAGAAAACTCGTTTAGTTTTCCAAAAGCATGCCCTTTTTGTAGGACTTATCTGACCTGTCATATCAATTGTCCATTCCTGCAATCAGTTTGATCAAAATCATCTCATAAACATTCTCAAATATACGTATTAAGCAGAGATTTGTTATAAATAAAGGTTCTTACTTGTGGTATTCCTACAATATTATGGCATGCTTCTATTTGTTGCGTAACAAGTGGTCGAGAAGGAGCAGCAAAGACTATTTTTCCTGTAGTGGAAAGAACAATGTCAATATTccataattcacaaaataaactCAAGACGTCAAAATAcagaaaactgaaatttatGAAGCTTCACGTAACTCAATCAAGAACCAATAAAACCCAAAGTACTTCTTGactaaaagaacaaaaaaataaaataaaaaattgtttcAAGAAGAATTCAAGATCAAGACCATCACATGAGTTACTATGATATTATGTGAACAAAAACAAATGTGAGTTCATTTGGACAAGACCAAGACCAAATGTGATAGCAAGACCTTCACATAACTTGCAATAATTTGACTAAGACCAACACTACCCAAATCCCTAACCTATTTTGTGAAGTGTCTATTTCACTAATTCCAAGATATCCAAACTCAAGCTCTAGGATATTGATAACTAGGTGATGCAGGAGCATGAACATTGATTAGTTGGGCACAGAAGCTTGCACATTGATTAGTTAGGCTTCCTGATGGCTCATTTGGATGAGATTTGGTGCAACATATATAAGGAAAGGCTATGTATAAAAGAAAACAGAGCTGAATGGCGTTTACACCAGTCATGGTAGCATAAATGTTTGGAAGAAGCAAGAATTATACATTAAGAGGACAACGAACACTAAGCATTAAGGCATACATCTTCCTAAGCAATCACATGTAGAAAGAGAAAGACCTTTTTATGTAATCAGACCCTCAAAAACCTTACAAAAACTGTATGTTGATCTCTGAAGTCTAAAGTCTGAACAAGATAAAGTATCGCTGCTACCAAGTCCTTTCAAACAAGGTTTAGCATTTTTAAatacaaggaaaaataaatcTAAGGAAATAGAGAATTAGGAAAACAAGATAGAAGAATCAAGATTGAATCAACTCAAAGGCCGGTACAGCAAATCTAGAACTTACCAAAACACCACACACCTAATACCTTATCAAAACTCAAGGAAACTGGGttaaaacacaaaactcttAGATATGGCTAATTTTTCAAGATTGTGCTGTTCTGGTCACATCTTGTCATCCATATGCCAATGTTTCTTTACTTGCATTTGTGTAATGATACTGTTTATAGCCTTCATGGCTTTTCACAAACAAACTGCTACTTTCAGTAACTA contains these protein-coding regions:
- the LOC112176797 gene encoding DEAD-box ATP-dependent RNA helicase FANCM isoform X2, whose protein sequence is MTSTDPHHIVDDDEDDDFDWEAAARAVDVVTQTTAKPSSSHFAPPPPIQKPPFPPTFNNKPSTSRQTTLDRFIGKPAPKPQPEIRDCGDERVSRVQIDAEKANTWMYPVNFPGRDYQFAITKTALFSNTLVALPTGLGKTLIAAVVMYNYFRWFPDGKIVFAAPSRPLVTQQIEACHNIVGIPQEWTIDMTGQISPTKRACFWKTKRVFFVTPQVLEKDIQSGTCSVEYLVCLVIDEAHRALGNYASSVAVRELMAAQVPLRILALTATPGSKQQTVQQIIDNLCISSLEYREENDADVSPYVHNREVELIKVAMGLDAVEISNKIYDAIRPYLTRLCAAGVLPNRDAQTWSPGELLRFREKFRLAPPPDFPQFQYGEIEGWYGVLLTGYHILKLLSSHGIRPAYDMLEEKLKRGFFAKYMSRSEDVHKAKLRMQQSLSHGGPSPKLSKMLEVLLDHFKTKDPQNSRVMIFSNFRGSVREIMDALANIGNLVKATEFIGQSSGKILKGQSQKVQQAVLEKFRAGGYNVIVATSIGEEGLDIMEVDLVICFDANVSPLRMIQRMGRTGRKHDGRVVVLACEGSELKGYKRKLTNSKNVSKHMRNGGINSFNFHSSPRMIPHIFKPEVQYVEFSIEQFIRPGKKVKDDNDIQTPVTIDKLTVAETGLVAKYFQSHDVTWKPSLIAFPHFQTYPSRVYKVMHSPRTTMLIDTMQSLQGLSFSSDRKISLIEDEVCSEDCLTVDTVEQCDNREDLLNLDGSKKQSQEIGLDFELQTTGTLETKEKHSDHDLSDENPSGHSFLFGSDVVDVDASGKVRIISVPILHGKSIPNTKFASASSGKLDRLKQSSCHVRTSDEEQTEVTTRAGANGDPEMAQIAYIRNDTPTWSRLCDSETWMETTINADEENPQKPILKGNFPNGDSACETPDVLKSKAPTLLADEDDNLFRDGELSPRLTNLIKSGVVPESPINNSGILDTINKYVVPDAVSPAQLPTELISKSSSPGKNGKATDMDTSACETNVSLFPTDIEIQSPLHNRSTASINESTSTSPVIDRGQTVLADLTNSSCSKDWCIGSGDKSQSVKQTRKLKRLRKVGDHWKSRNQESMTTNDVPRANLTRSFISTKIRAKKSVNDVREFIDEEAEVSSEDISDDEEDEPDNYSNDSFIDDRINSTAASTQAATSGIDMMAVYRRSLLTQSPMEKQPSSSATFSPNSVATITRTPETGSSGGKTSFSLQTPQSDSTNLPIGIDSKSFHKNWNSEARTFTTDNSPGYERDIESRKRKSSFHHSRSVPAVNLELEFSLQSEAAGRNMQHSDAHGDMLYDDQFYEGLDLDALEAQATILLKQKSELPLQKPQMSQLNPENPTLDCAPSFDLGI
- the LOC112176797 gene encoding DEAD-box ATP-dependent RNA helicase FANCM isoform X1 — protein: MTSTDPHHIVDDDEDDDFDWEAAARAVDVVTQTTAKPSSSHFAPPPPIQKPPFPPTFNNKPSTSRQTTLDRFIGKPAPKPQPEIRDCGDERVSRVQIDAEKANTWMYPVNFPGRDYQFAITKTALFSNTLVALPTGLGKTLIAAVVMYNYFRWFPDGKIVFAAPSRPLVTQQIEACHNIVGIPQEWTIDMTGQISPTKRACFWKTKRVFFVTPQVLEKDIQSGTCSVEYLVCLVIDEAHRALGNYASSVAVRELMAAQVPLRILALTATPGSKQQTVQQIIDNLCISSLEYREENDADVSPYVHNREVELIKVAMGLDAVEISNKIYDAIRPYLTRLCAAGVLPNRDAQTWSPGELLRFREKFRLAPPPDFPQFQYGEIEGWYGVLLTGYHILKLLSSHGIRPAYDMLEEKLKRGFFAKYMSRSEDVHKAKLRMQQSLSHGGPSPKLSKMLEVLLDHFKTKDPQNSRVMIFSNFRGSVREIMDALANIGNLVKATEFIGQSSGKILKGQSQKVQQAVLEKFRAGGYNVIVATSIGEEGLDIMEVDLVICFDANVSPLRMIQRMGRTGRKHDGRVVVLACEGSELKGYKRKLTNSKNVSKHMRNGGINSFNFHSSPRMIPHIFKPEVQYVEFSIEQFIRPGKKVKDDNDIQTPVTIDKLTVAETGLVAKYFQSHDVTWKPSLIAFPHFQTYPSRVYKVMHSPRTTMLIDTMQSLQGLSFSSDRKISLIEDEVCSEDCLTVDTVEQCDNREDLLNLDGSKKQSQEIGLDFELQTTGTLETKEKHSDHDLSDENPSGHSFLFGSDVVDVDASGKVRIISVPILHGKSIPNTKFASASSGKLDRLKQSSCHVRTSDEEQTEVTTRAGANGDPEMAQIAYIRNDTPTWSRLCDSETWMETTINADEENPQKPILKGNFPNGDSACETPDVLKSKAPTLLADEDDNLFRDGELSPRLTNLIKSGVVPESPINNSGILDTINKYVVPDAVSPAQLPTELISKSSSPGKNGKATDMDTSACETNVSLFPTDIEIQSPLHNRSTASINESTSTSPVIDRGQTVLADLTNSSCSKDWCIGSGDKSQSVKQTRKLKRLRKVGDHWKSRNQESMTTNDVPRANLTRSFISTTLPTKHLRGTKIRAKKSVNDVREFIDEEAEVSSEDISDDEEDEPDNYSNDSFIDDRINSTAASTQAATSGIDMMAVYRRSLLTQSPMEKQPSSSATFSPNSVATITRTPETGSSGGKTSFSLQTPQSDSTNLPIGIDSKSFHKNWNSEARTFTTDNSPGYERDIESRKRKSSFHHSRSVPAVNLELEFSLQSEAAGRNMQHSDAHGDMLYDDQFYEGLDLDALEAQATILLKQKSELPLQKPQMSQLNPENPTLDCAPSFDLGI